The Bacteroidota bacterium genome includes the window ACTTTTGTAGTCTTCATCCAATGATAGCTCCTCTTATATGTATGAGCCTTCTACCAATTCCTAAAATATCTTCAAATTATTCGTTTTATTCATTCCATATATTTGGAAAGAGGCCAACTGTTTCGTTTGGTATATTCCGTATGTTTTGAAACAGGTCAACCACTTCGTTGTGTATATTCCATATATTTGGAAATTACTCAACTGGCAAGTTTAGTATATTCAGTACATTTTGAAACTGGTAAACTGGTTCGTTTTGTATATTCCACACATTTGGAAACATATCAACTGATTAGTTGTATATATTCCATACATTTGGAAATAGCTCAACTGGCCAGTTTAGTATGTTCATGTTTTCATGAAGTAGAGAGGTTTGAAAAACAGATGCACAATTGGGTGTAAACAAGACAGGTTGTGTAGTTGATAGTTAGTGGGATATTTGTGCTATGGATACAAAACAACTGAGTCTTATGGATAACATTTGGTCATTTTCAAAACGGAATAAACAATCAAAAGCAGTGATAATGCTTGCTAAGATAGATGCTGTAGTAAACTGGCAGGCCTTGGTCGCCTTGGTGCAGGTAATAGACAAGAGTAACACTGGTAAAGGGGGACGCAAACCCTTACCGTTTGAATGGAAAGTAAAAATGTTGTTCCTGCAATATGCTTTCAATTTAAGCGATGAAGAACTAGAAGATCAGTTGATAGACCGATTGAGTTTTCAAAAATTTGTAGGAATCAGTTTTGCCCAAGAGATACCGGACTTCACCACCCTGTGGCACTTTAAAGAGGCCTTAGTGAAGCATCAACTGATGGACCGCATATTCTCCGGCATCAACCATCAGTTGGAACTACATGGTTTGATGTTAAAAAAGGAACGATAGCGGATGCCACCATCCTAGAGTCAGCCAACAGGCCATTGAGCAAGAAAAAGCGCGAAGTATTGGCCGTCAAGCCCAGTGTTCAAATAGATACAGATGCCCAAAGCACCGAAAAGAATGGCAATAAATACTTTGGATACAAAGGACATATAGGAGTGGATGTAGGCAGCAAACTGATACGCAAACGGAAGTTCACCCCTGCCAATGTGCATGACAGCCGAGCCTTAGAAGATTTGTTAAGCGGAGATGAAAAAGTATTTGGGCAGATAAAGCCTATCCTAAAAACCAACACAAAACTATTGCCCGAAAATTAGGCATCTACTATGGTATTTTAGATAAGAAGAAACGGGGTGGCAAATTATCGAACAAACAGGAGAAGAGAAACAAACAGAAGTCAAGCGTAAGAGCAGCGGTAGAACACCCCTTTGCCTTTATGCGAAGAAGCTAAGAATGGGATTGGCCACCGCAAAGACAAAAATGCGCAATGCGTTACGCTTTGATATGAATTGTATTATTTACAACGTGCTTCGAGCAGCGTATTTGATGAAGATAAAGGTGGGGTGATGGGAGTCGTCTGTCCCGTTCATAAAGACGAACGAAAAGGATAAAAAATCAATGAAAACGGATTCATCAAACCACATAAAAACACTATTCAGCAGTGGTGATGACATCCCAATCCACAAAAAAACCTTTAGCGAATAACAAGTTCATCAATAAATGGGTTTTTCAAAGAACTCAAGTATGTCCACTGCTTCGTTTAGTATGTTCATGTTTTCGTGAAATAGGTAAACTACATCGTTTGGTATATTCACAATTTAGGGAATTAGTTCAACTGCCTCGTTTGGCATATTCACGATTTCAGGAAATAGCCAAAGTGCTTAGTTTGATATGTTCACGATCTCATGAAATATATCAACCATGCTTATTTGTAGCTTTCTGTAATAAATAGCAGTTGTATTATCTAAAAAGAGAAGCCAGGTAGGGAAATGAGCACAAGGGCTATTCGCCCCTTGATGGGTATTCATCAAAGAATCGCCTCTCTTCTTCTTGCCCCTCCAGTTCATTTTCGGTAGGCGGCGGCAAATCTTTTTTGCGCAGCAAAAAGGCCATGAGCGCGCCACTGAGTGCGCCATACAAATGCGACTCCCACGAAATACCCTGTGTGGGAAAGAACCCGACAATCATTCCCCCATAAACCAGCACGACAAACAGCGCAATGACCACCGAAGTACGGTCTTTGCGAAAAATGCCAAGCCCTAAGGAAGCCGGCGATGCCATATATAATGCCGCTGATGCCAATGTGGATGCCGGTGGGCGGCGCTAGTAGCCAAACCAGCGCGCCGCTCATCAGGTGTACGGCCACCAAAACGAGCAGGGCAAAACGTGGGTAGGCATTAAGCAAAACCAAGAGCAACACGATGATGGGCAGGGTGTTTGAAATTAAATGTTCAAAGCTGCCGTGAATAAAAGGAGAAAAGAGGATGCCCGGTAAGCCAGCCCGATGCTGCGGCCAGTTGCCATAGTGCGAGAAGTCATAGATGCCGAAATACTGGATGAATTGAACCAGCCAAAGTACCGACACGAGCAATAGCACGAAGACGATGCTTCTCCAGAAACCTATTTTTTCGCGAACCACTTATCGAATTAAATGGAATAAATCAGAAAAAAAAAACCCGCTACCGATCTGGTAAGCGGGTTTTACAAATATCTATGATAAACTTAGGCGGTTTTATTCTTCCGACTCATCAAATCCACCACAATAGGCGAAGCGACAAAGATAGAAGAGTAAGTACCCACAAGCAAGCCAATGATGAGGGCGAAGGCAAATCCGTGAATAGAGGTTCCGCCAAAGAGGAACAGAATGAGCGCCACCAAGAATACGGTCACAACGGTCATAACTGTACGGCTCAAAGTTTGGTTGATCGAATCGTTCACATTCTGCACCAGCGTACGGGTAGGATGTAATCCCACCGTTTCGCGTATCCGGTCGAAAACCACCACCGTGTCATTCACCGAGTAACCGATGAGGGTCAACACCGCGGCGACAATGGTTTGATCCACTTCTAAGGAGAAAGGAACCAGATGGCGGAAGAGAGAGAATACTCCCAATACAATAATCGGATCGTGAACGAGGGCGATAATAGCTCCTGCGGCATACTCCCAACGTTTGAAACGCAGGAAGATGTAGGCGAAAATCAGCAAGAAGCCGAAAATGACAGCAAACATGGAACTCTGGCGAATGTCGTCGGCAATGGAAGCTTCAATCTTGATGGTGCTCTTCACGTTCTTGGCACGGAAGTTATCGAGCGAAGGATACTCGGCGAAGAACGGCTTGACTCCTTCATAGATACGTGCCTCGATGATGCTGTCGGTTTCAGGTCCCGCCACATCTATCATATAGGCCGTAGTAATAGAAATCTGGTTATTGCTGCCATAAGTCTTCACTTGAGGAGTTCCATCCAGAGTTTGCCCCAAGGTTTTTGCCACCTCTTCGGTCTTCACATCTTTATCAAACTGAACTACATAGCTGCGTCCACCTTTGAAGTCCACGCCTAAATCAAAGCCGTAGAAAACAAAAGAAGAGATACAAACAACCAGCATCACCGCAGAAATGGTGTAGGTCACTTTGCGTCTGCCCATAAAATCAAAAGTGGTACCTTTTAAAAGATTCTGAGTGAATTTGTTGCCGAACTGAATGTTGAATTTGCGGTCAAACGCCCAATCGAACAAGATACGCGAAACCAAGACGACAGTGAACATAGAAGTGATCAAACCAATAATCAACACCAGACCAAATCCACGAATAGGCCCCAGACCAAATACATATAGCACGATGGCGATGGCCATGGTAGTCAAGTTTCCGTCAATGATGGCGTTATAAGAATGGCTATAGCCTTCTTCCACGGCCAGCCTCATCCCCTTGCCACGAGCTACCTCTTCGCGAACGCGCTCGTTGATAATCACGTTGGCATCTACCGCCATCGCTAGGGTCAATACGATACCCGCCATAGCAGGGAGGGTAAACGATGCCCCGAATGAAACCAAGGCGCCAATCAAAATAAACAAGTTGAGGAACATGGCCGTATTGGCGATAATACCCGAGGTGCTGTAATAGCTCACCATAAAGAGGAACACCAGCAAAACACCCAGAAGAAGAGAAACCAAGCCTGCTTTAATAGATTCTTTACCTAATGAAGGCCCAATAACTTGTTCTTCAATAACTTGGGTTCTTGCTTCGAGTTTACCGGATTTGAGGATGTTGGCCAAGTCAATAGCCTCTTCTAACTGGTCAATACCGGTAATTTGAGAACGGCCTCCGGAAATCTTCTGTTGTACCCGTGGGGCAGAGAACACACGATTATCCAAAACAATCGCGATACATTTCTTGG containing:
- a CDS encoding transposase, with protein sequence MDNIWSFSKRNKQSKAVIMLAKIDAVVNWQALVALVQVIDKSNTGKGGRKPLPFEWKVKMLFLQYAFNLSDEELEDQLIDRLSFQKFVGISFAQEIPDFTTLWHFKEALVKHQLMDRIFSGINHQLELHGLMLKKER
- a CDS encoding transposase — protein: MLRHQPSVGTTWFDVKKGTIADATILESANRPLSKKKREVLAVKPSVQIDTDAQSTEKNGNKYFGYKGHIGVDVGSKLIRKRKFTPANVHDSRALEDLLSGDEKVFGQIKPILKTNTKLLPEN
- a CDS encoding rhomboid family intramembrane serine protease, with the translated sequence MVREKIGFWRSIVFVLLLVSVLWLVQFIQYFGIYDFSHYGNWPQHRAGLPGILFSPFIHGSFEHLISNTLPIIVLLLVLLNAYPRFALLVLVAVHLMSGALVWLLAPPTGIHIGISGIIYGIAGFLRAWHFSQRPYFGGHCAVCRAGLWGNDCRVLSHTGYFVGVAFVWRTQWRAHGLFAAQKRFAAAYRK
- the secDF gene encoding protein translocase subunit SecDF; amino-acid sequence: MQNLRGVIKFFTIILVLTCIFQLSFTFLSNWVEGKADTYANEHVKIATPAGLNPAQLVMFEDSVSDIKKVFRHNYLDSVAGIPIVDVWGLRDIYTYKFCREHALSLGLDLKGGMSLIMEISEDDVLRKLSGNSKNPQFNQAIANAKKAQESKQGDFLSLFQAEFEKLNKDAKLAAIFATVESYQGKINLNSSNIEVANVLRKDFDAAIHETFQVLKTRIDQFGVASPNISLQENTGRIILELPGVDDPVRVRKLLQQTAQLEFWDTYETQEVINYLGDVNNILRESIAKDKRATDSDVVASNDNDTIASAGSSLFGDTTLQASSDTSALAKKDSADKNSNPLFEVLYPNIIQEGQSQQYGEGPMIGRSVGKDTARVNRLLARPEVRSALPRDLKLLWSAHPVSQQANIYGLYAIKQNPSSPEAPLSGSVINDAYQSYDQYGIPEVDISMNSMGAAKWEKMTEAAVNATVNGKATKKCIAIVLDNRVFSAPRVQQKISGGRSQITGIDQLEEAIDLANILKSGKLEARTQVIEEQVIGPSLGKESIKAGLVSLLLGVLLVFLFMVSYYSTSGIIANTAMFLNLFILIGALVSFGASFTLPAMAGIVLTLAMAVDANVIINERVREEVARGKGMRLAVEEGYSHSYNAIIDGNLTTMAIAIVLYVFGLGPIRGFGLVLIIGLITSMFTVVLVSRILFDWAFDRKFNIQFGNKFTQNLLKGTTFDFMGRRKVTYTISAVMLVVCISSFVFYGFDLGVDFKGGRSYVVQFDKDVKTEEVAKTLGQTLDGTPQVKTYGSNNQISITTAYMIDVAGPETDSIIEARIYEGVKPFFAEYPSLDNFRAKNVKSTIKIEASIADDIRQSSMFAVIFGFLLIFAYIFLRFKRWEYAAGAIIALVHDPIIVLGVFSLFRHLVPFSLEVDQTIVAAVLTLIGYSVNDTVVVFDRIRETVGLHPTRTLVQNVNDSINQTLSRTVMTVVTVFLVALILFLFGGTSIHGFAFALIIGLLVGTYSSIFVASPIVVDLMSRKNKTA